TATTGAGGGGGAGCCCACTCACTCCCTCCCCACGATTTTCGCCAATGATTATAATACGCAAGCTTaaaaatgttaggtatataaaaatgattttcttcTTACGTTGACACGCTGAGGTGCACTCAATGCGTAAATAATAGCTTCAGCAATGTCAatagatttcaacatattattcacTCCTAATTTGCTTAACTCTTCTGTCATTTCGGTTTCTACTGCACCCGGGCTGATACtctgaaattaaaatgatacatttttaactgaaactatgtatttaataatttattaaattaggaacggaatattaatttttcactttgaatttaaaagtgaaatagaatattttgtaatatgggtaattttgaaacaaatttattgttaatagaataaaaaaaaatatctgtgaGGATTTAATTCGCAGTAAATTGTTGTATGTGTTACAAGTTATAACTAACAATCATCTctcttattttagttttttagttttaaaataaattgaaaataaaagttatgttGATAAAATGCTATTAATAATAGCCTATTATGACCtacgttattaatattacatacctgcaatatgtattatatatgatttaagATTATTCTGAGACAAAAATAGCATAGAAATTACATTCacttttatatactataagcaccacataatataaattatagacaataacaagttctaaaaaaattaaatttcaaaacccAGATAAAACTTACTACCTatgttcttttttaaaaaaactagttATTAAAGAAAGTATcatgtaggtatctaaaataattataaactcaaattaTATCAACCGTCAGGcatcaacatataataataaacttaagaGAACGTGATAACCGCATGTATATTGtctcgtcttacaagtgcgtaacatagaaaaTTCTACGCGAAGCAGAaaacgtgtagctccgttagtttaaaaattagagtaaattgatcTCTTATAAAATCCAAAGgtgagattattatctagacaacctcgtgggctttttattttattttaaaaatatatatacaaaatatattagatttccgttgcataaacaaaatttttgtaTGAACCCATCTTtaaaattgcaattatttttatatcctttCATATCTTAGCCTTACACAGTATTAGagatatatacgatataccacCGACATTTCCAGTCTCTAAGTCCAGCAGTTTCCTCTGGGTGTGGTCGAGAGAGTGTATCGGATATTCGGATATcttcttttatataatactagctgatcccgtgcacttcgctacccattaaaaatgccaactctatatcaataatatgttttattttataatataacggttaccataacaacagttttaaaacaatgacagccaacaagtattattataatagctttgaAATCcacggcaaccatttataaaaaaatatgttcatcagaaatctcaaaatccccgtTTGAACACCTCCcagggttggtcctctcccttctTAAATTAACCAATATTCTGCCCAGAGGTCTAACCTAATacctatctctgtaccaaatgatTCCGTGTACTTCGTTGGCCGGCaaccaatagttattattagaatagtttcaaaacccatggcaaccatttataaacaaaaatgtccatggGAAATCTAAAAATCCTTGTTTGAGCACCTGCCGGGGCTGGTCCTctacctttttaaattagcctatcttctgcccagAAGTCCAATATATCTCTATACCAAATAATCCCGTGCACTTGGTGCCCGGCAaccgataattattattttacctaatagCTACAAAACCCATGGTAACCATGGCAACCACAGGACACAaacacagacagacagacacacATTCTATCTCCTGCCGGAGCTAGGTTGCCATGGACACggacgaaaatctcaaaataatatataaatggttgccatacattcatttatatatatataatataaatttatgagTCAGTGCTGTATCGGATATTCGGACcactttattaatataggttaaataggtatatattatatagaatatagataacaTACAAATTAATCAATATGGTATTTTGATAGCAACTACTATAGTAGTTATacataattaagttttaataactaatgataTAAACAGATAGACATCTttggtgataaatgataatatattagcattgattataaatactaagtagcactagtatttataatcaatgatattagtTTGTACAGCCTATTATAGAGCCCTTTATATAGACGGATAGTCTATATAAacctaaatactaataatatattaccgtgACTCTGATGGGTAAACCTTTCATGGCCATCAATTCTCTTAAATTTTCTGTAATTGAAGTAACACTATGTTTAGTAGCGGTATAAACTGAAATATCCTTCATATATGGAATTTGAAAATGACCTGCAACACTACAACAtaagttgattatattatattacatttataatacattaacacaATAACACATAAGTTATTGTTAAGagcttgaaaataaattataatttatatattatgatctgatattttgagttattcgattaatattcaacaaataaatagatacataaatatataaatagaatcaaactatataataattaactgttaACACTAGAATCCTGAACCATAATACTGCagaggtatttatttttcttaaaagtttattataaaatataataacgaccatgcaattttattaaattcaaatttaaatagttacctattaatatttattatgtgaccctctttgatttttatttcttccATGATTTGTATAGCCTCTCTGCTACAAATGGTATAACCTATGACATTAGTGTCAAACATTTGTTTCCAATCATTCGTGTTTCCTGTTAGTTTTAATGATGGTAACAGTTATTGttgaaattacaattaaatgtcaataatattatttttcattgatatCGATTACACGTAACTACTACCCACTTCCcaacattgtatttaaattttaaatatgaaattaataggTAACAAGAAAGTGGGGAAAGTAGGTAACCGCTCTGCTGTAATCGGTGTAGattgtacctcgtcattgaggagtaagtcactgtaagtgtaaaattagaattcaatgataaatctttgcatacgaaaaatgattcaattagatttaaattagcctatcttctgcccagAGATCTAAACTATCCCTGTCCCGTGCAGTACTTCGTTgtccggcaaccaataattattattataatagttttaaaacccgtggcaaccatttataaacaaaaatgtccataggaaatatcaaaatccctgtttgagcacctcccggggttggtcctctccctttttaaattagcctatcttctttataaacaaaacattccatcggaaatttcaaaataatatctaattggttgccatggtaatatggacacacacaccgacggaattctcaaaataataaataattggttgccatggtaatattatggagacacacgcacacacacacacacacacacacacacacacacacacacacacacacacacacacacaacattaatttttatatatatagatttaaaggtaagaatgttatttataaatatcccGTCGGcctttatgtttattttaatttcaaagctatttatgagtacctacctattttgaaatttacaaacaattttaatagacTCATAACATGTCTTAaactcaaaatatcaaaaagccAGAAGCCTACATGATGGCCTAATtgatatttaggtaggtacatctttatattatgtgaatatggGACAATATTCAAATTCctccattattaaatataatagagtAAAATTGATTATTCAGAACTTAAAAAGGGCTATAGCCTATATGGTATGAGTTAGACGGAGACAGCACACGCGAGTCTTAtggttaaacaattttaatcatacattcagatgacaaaatataatataaatgtataaaaataatattaatataatattaattcattgcTGCCCGTGCGCAAGTGGGGGGATTCTCCCCTCCAATGCcaaaaaatgtagatataaaCCAAGCACTCAATGACTTGTTTTCTATCCTCgtcgattaaaattattaaaacaatgatttgtattttatagtattgataaaaataacttttaatgtaggtacttacaaaattaagaagaaacataaacatataatatttgctaATTATTGATGTAGTTATCTACAGTGACGTAGCCATGGTGGGGGGGGGTTGGGTGTTTAAACCCCtcccattgacattttccctcctaataattatattgtttatagggttcgggactgcttgcaagttataaatttgtcttataaaatggcgaaattaaatacaaagtttgaatttgcatatttgtgtatttttaacttaaatgtacctacatacaatttttgggaaaaattataattggataacattgaaaaatatcttaaaaaatattatgtttggttaggtatgcaaaaatatgcaaattcaaacttagtatttaatttcgtaatttcataaaacacatttataacTCACTTAGAATAGACTACGACcactacaaaaaaatatgcaaatgcaagaagtcccgaaccctagttattacttatttattaacctagtattgtatgccaatatttttaaaaattaagttgttatttatttagttatttatttatttatcaggtttatcaggtttatatatctacttattttttagttttttattacctaaatttcaatatgttttatgatttttcaaaaataatataaaaatattgctacatagaacatatatttaagcatattttgagaattttgactgcatatttcgataatttttagtgcaagaagtcaagtcctgaactctaaatttatttatatacgaaaactgtaaaaacttagttttaatctatacctaaaacaccccccatttcataatcctggctacgccactggttatCTATATACCCCTCCCCTAAGGGCCTGATTCgttgtaattgtattatttatgtcatGGTTTCAATATTTCTTCCTTTAGGTAGACCACAccaaatgattaattttacacttttacatttgaattaataataatatcgatatacAGCTGTTGAGCGGTGTATTCttcttactattttttatatattttattgcgttTTACTATGCATATACCACAtgcgttatacacttatatactatagataaatactaatacattaatttagttTACCCAGTAAATCACTTGGCTTCCAAACACCTGCATTGTTAACTAGTACGTCAACCGATTTCAATGTTCTCTTTACCCAATTAAAAGCTTCCAAAATGTTTTCTTCCGAACACAAATCAACTTTAACGTAATAAAATGCTCCCAGTTTTCCTTTTAAATCCTTTTCTAActcctgaaaataatatattggattAGACATCATATTAAACTACCTTCTATTACTAGTTCTAGAAaactaactatttaaaaatttggggAAGTTGCAGTAGTTGTTGATTGAAACTTGTCATTGAGTacctaaatgtttgtattaggaaagttttaaattttaattcaatgataaataattgtatgccATAAAACGATGTGAGGACGGTCTTTCAGCCATATTTTCAACTttcatttgatattaatatattattataatattataactattatgtatactattatctatttttatataagtaatatggtTAGGTTTAAATAGTTgaactcattaaaaaaaaaaaatttcacataaattacataatatttatgaaatgtaatattattagctgTCAGAGCACAGAAgtgccatttcagttttttataaGGGGGTGCCAANNNNNNNNNNNNNNNNNNNNNNNNNNNNNNNNNNNNNNNNNNNNNNNNNNNNNNNNNNNNNNNNNNNNNNNNNNNNNNNNNNNNNNNNNNNNNNNNNNNNNNNNNNNNNNNNNNNNNNNNNNNNNNNNNNNNNNNNNNNNNNNNNNNNNNNNNNNNNNNNNNNNNNNNNNNNNNNNNNNNNNNNNNNNNNNNNNNNNNNNNNNNNNNNNNNNNNNNNNNNNNNNNNNNNNNNNNNNNNNNNNNNNNNNNNNNNNNNNNNNNNNNNNNNNNNNNNNNNNNNNNNNNNNNNNNNNNNNNNNNNNNNNNNNNNNNNNNNNNNNNNNNNNNNNNNNNNNNNNNNNNNNNNNNNNNNNNNNNNNNNNNNNNNNNNNNNNNNNNNNNNNNNNNNNNNNNNNNNNNNNNNNNNNNNNNNNNNNNNNNNNNNNNNNNNNNNNNNNNNNNNNNNNNNNNNNNNNNNNNNNNNNNNNNNNNNNNNNNNNNNNNNNNNNNNNNNNNNNNNNNNNNNNNNNNNNNNNNNNNNNNNNNNNNNNNNNNNNNNNNNNNNNNNNNNNNNNNNNNNNNNNNNNNNNNNNNNNNNNNNNNNNNNNNNNNNNNNNNNNNNNNNNNNNNNNNNNNNNNNNNNNNNNNNNNNNNNNNNNNNNNNNNNNNNNNNNNNNNNNNNNNNNNNNNatcacgaaaattagcaaattattttgagttaataattcgtaaaaatttttctttttagaactaagattttaaaatgtaatacaagattccttataggttaatctacctttatcaaaaaaaaaatttatttcgaccccccccccccccccccaaaaaaaaaataaataaataaataaaatcctggctacgtgcctgtatataatataacagtgaaACAGGAATACATGCAAACTAtgtctaatatttaatatttattatgaatattgtacaGTCAGAACgagataaaacattattttaaattttcaaacattaattcataattgttaaaatttaataaatttttaaccataaaagaatttacatattttcgtgattttaacgaattttgtcaacatttgaatttaagaTTCTTAAAAGGACGTCCCAAGTGTTATCTTTGTCTTATACACGGACGGCATAATTTTCGTTCGTGAGTTTCAATAGTgcgtgctgttagttttgatattagagtcaatattgacctattatcaaacttttaggtaacaatatttatatctgtgttctctcgttggttttttacggtattttaatttttaagtgaattatgagcattttcaaatgttttacctattataaatatattacatattactaatatatgttttacctattcataactcacttaaaaattaaaatatcggaaaaacccaacgagagaacacagataatattgttacttaaaatgttgataatataggtcaattcactcaaatatcaaaactgacCACACCCTATTGCAACTAgcaaacgaaaatttgctatgccgtacgtgtgtaagacagagacaacacatgcaggtgtggcgtcctcttaaaaaaaattacgactgtgtattcacattttttttataacagtaaaaacaatttattaaggtTGGCATTAAGTTTGAAGTTCATTGTTCCCTAaccaacaataatttttctataggtaggtacataaattaaaaaattaataaaaaaattcgaaaatgtcAAATGGTTATAAATAGCACTAAAGaccgacatttttaaaaatgcatatcatTTGCAtagaaaattcttatttaaatatttcgttaaaaatgttatttattaatgtatttatatagttgaGTATTCATTTATAAGAATTCatattcttactttttttttatcactataGTTATAACCACCCTTAATATAGAATCATTATTTCTACTTGAAAGAAGTATCTTCATGCagtcacaaaataaaaattttaaaaaaacatatcattataaaaattgtaagacTATGTATACAACTTTATATCACTCAATTCCGAATCTAAAATGGTCTGTTATCTATTTGTACGACTCTAATCCCTACAAATTTGATGCTAAGACATTAAATTCAGTGTCAGACTGAAACATGAAAGGTCGTATATAAAAGCATTTTTTGGGGCCCCTCAATTAAATGCAGAAGTCTCGATTAATTTACAgtgttttgtgtattatttaagcATTAGAAACTAGTAGGTAGGCACATAATGTGTTAAGTATAATGATATACGTAATGTACGAATGTACGATGAAAAAAATGTGAGTCCCCGACCAATGTTCCATGCACGCAAGTCGCAGTCGCATTTACGGCCCTGTCGTTATGATCAGAGCCA
This portion of the Acyrthosiphon pisum isolate AL4f chromosome A1, pea_aphid_22Mar2018_4r6ur, whole genome shotgun sequence genome encodes:
- the LOC100168880 gene encoding uncharacterized protein LOC100168880 isoform X1, which gives rise to MDKWNGKVAVVTGASSGIGKETCRQLVENGMIVVGFARREDKLQELEKDLKGKLGAFYYVKVDLCSEENILEAFNWVKRTLKSVDVLVNNAGVWKPSDLLGNTNDWKQMFDTNVIGYTICSREAIQIMEEIKIKEGHIININSVAGHFQIPYMKDISVYTATKHSVTSITENLRELMAMKGLPIRVTSISPGAVETEMTEELSKLGVNNMLKSIDIAEAIIYALSAPQRVNIAEVIIRPTGDNTLSFIKNFI
- the LOC100168880 gene encoding uncharacterized protein LOC100168880 isoform X2 — its product is MDKWNGKVAVVTGASSGIGKETCRQLVENGMIVVGFARREDKLQELEKDLKGKLGAFYYVKVDLCSEENILEAFNWVKRTLKSVDVLVNNAGVWKPSDLLGYTICSREAIQIMEEIKIKEGHIININSVAGHFQIPYMKDISVYTATKHSVTSITENLRELMAMKGLPIRVTSISPGAVETEMTEELSKLGVNNMLKSIDIAEAIIYALSAPQRVNIAEVIIRPTGDNTLSFIKNFI
- the LOC100168880 gene encoding uncharacterized protein LOC100168880 (The RefSeq protein has 1 frameshift compared to this genomic sequence) — protein: MDKWNGKVAVVTGASSGIGKETCRQLVENGMIVVGFARREDKLQELEKDLKGKLGAFYYVKVDLCSEENILEAFNWVKRTLKSVDVLVNNAGVWKPSDLLGNTNDWKQMFDTNVIGYTICSREAIQIMEEIKIKEGHIININSVAGHFQIPYMKDISVYTATKHSVTSITENLRELMGHERFTHQSHEYQPGCSRNRNDRRVKQIRSE